The genomic window AAATTCCGTGGGGCATATTTTCCTTTATCCATAGCTGTCCCAGACCTCCATGCATGTACTTCAGGTATACAGAAGTCATGTTcagaataagaacatacagtTCCCATGAAGATGtcacttaacacacacacacacaccatgtgcACAAAGAACTACTGAAGTGGTGTGTTTTTTCCCAGCTGTGGAACCTGAGAAATAACATGTGCAGTGTGTGGAGGGGCTACAGCCTCATCTCCTTATTGTGACTCATACTTCGGGAACTACACAATTCCCACAGCAAGGGAATGGAAAGAACATGACAGACCTCCATCATTAAGTGTAAGGATACATAGTAGAGACAGTGGTTTTCTTGTCTTGAATTGACTCACTGTATACTGAAGGTCAGAATTAATGTCAgcaaaatgagctaaataagcTTTCCTGTGCGAAAACACAAGTCCTGCTTCAGCCACATGAAGCAGAATGTTCACTCCACACTGAGCACAGTCTATGTAGAGAGGGCTGTCAAAAATGTTAGCCTGCAATCAACGACAGGGAATTTCTCCTGTACAATACTGGAATATTCAGTCTTTGCTGATTGTTTAACATGTTTTCCTGAACCTGATCTGATGCCAATTACTGTGGTCCAACCTGCTCGCCTTGTCACGTGTGTTTTAAAGTATACACCACTACTAGTATCATAGTGTTGTTGTGGTTAAGAGATGAATTATGCTCCCCCACAGCTATGTACTATTTAAATTTCAACTATTATAAGGCAaagttttatgtttttacagcagGATGGTGGGTGAAGTGAGTGTAACAGCAGTCTTTAGAATAATAGCAGCAGTAGTGGTATGATTCTTTACAGTCTCAACAGTCCTGCACACATTTCTTTACACTTCCactattttattttgtacacacagATGTCTCCACATAGCTTTCTGACATTCTTCTATACTCATTCATTGTAGCCTTcagcacaaaacacaaatgaaaactCAAGTGGGCTCTGCTGCAGCAGGTTATAACATGGTATGACCTTTACTGTGCAGCACACAGCTCTAAGCTCTGGACAAATATTTTCAACTAACACTTAATACAgtttaaatgaaaagaaattaccTTTTATTTTTGAGTGAAGTGTCCGGCTAGTTCCTGCATTCTGTTCTGCATCCTTAGTGTAGACTTTTCTGTGCTTAGTGAGCTTCCTTTAATGCAACAGGCATGTCCAGACATGTAACAGTGATTCtcatacaaaaaaaacagcagagcATGTGTGATCTCACATGGGAACCACTTTATCATGATGTGCTACTGTTTTAATGAAATGCCCCATTCAGCCTGGGTCTGGGAGCCTTGAATTAAAAAGTTTGAGTCACTTGTCTGGCATTATAGAAGTGGCAGTGTCATGTAAGAAGGAAGCTTAAAAATGTTACCAGTTAGTGCTAGAGCAAAGTTCAGAGAGCAGCCAGTAGAAAATACTATGCATTAGTAATAAAGAGAATGGAAAGTGGAGTGTGGGTGGTGAGATTAAGAGGGCATCTGGTATCAGCACAGGAGGTAAATAACCCTGGCTTAGTCCTGTCTGAGCAGACCTGTTTCTGCTGTGGCGCGCTCCAGTTTAGGAGGAACAACATGCACGCTCCACGTTATGTGGGGAGAATGTGAAAGCGCTTGCTGCCATGGCAACAAGGCAGCTCCACAGTCTCCAGTCCCCATTAAGAAAGATGGGTGGCAACGTGGCTGTAGCTCAATTGTGGTGTAGCATGACACACTGAAAGGACCTATTGAAAGCCAGTGAATTCAGCAGTTAATTAAAAGAGCAGCGGATGGCAAATCCACCAGGCAGGTGATACTGACCTCACCTCTGTTTGGGTGCATGCATTTTACAAGTATTGTCTGCACGTCACATCCACTCACTTTGACAAATCTGATCAGCTGGTATTGTACACAAATGCAGAGACTGTCATTCATTGCCAGTTTGTTTACAGTGGACCAATTCAGAGAAGCTCAGAGTGAATGTGACCTTGAACAGAACCCTTGGATCAGATGTCTTAAGATGAAATGACAGATGTGTATGCATGGTGATCAAGCTCTGAAAACCTACAAAATATtgaagctaaaaaatgagccagTACAAGGTCAAGATTGTTCATTCATAGATTTCAGTAGGACCTTACAAAAAGGAAAACTGATGTCATCTTATCTCACTTCCCATTTCACATCAGGCCATGTTTGtacatattttgttaatttagcttcagatttttaaaatacaaaacatttaggagTGAAAAATGATTCATAGTTGAGGAAGTGGCTGCTCAGTGTGGGAGTGAATCAATCATTTAATCAACCTGTTGCCACAAAGTGCTTAACACTCTTTTGTGATGGTTTACTAATAGCTTCTACTGGCCACAAAATGAGACATCCTTTTGTCCTGTTAATGCTGAAGTTTTGTACCTATGTTTCAAGAGTAACAGAGCCCTCTAGGTTTTGTGACTAACTGCATAATGGATGAAAACAGGTTATTAAAAAATCATGCTTCCCTGTGAAATAAGTGTGGTTTTACTGTAGGATACCATTAAATACTGCGCATGTGATGAAAGCCAAATTCAGCAGAACAAAACAGATTTCATCCTGAGTCCAAGTGCCAAGACTCTTTTCATTCAGCTGAAAATAGCAAGCCACTGCTTACGCACATCTCCAGAACATAGTTTAGGCAACTAAAGGATTGGGTGGGAGTGATTTGTGGAGGAGGAATAGAGCCAGTGAAGCAACTCAGAAGAGTTTGCtcaaatacaaaaaaactaaagGAATCAGAAAGACACCAAACTGCACAAAACAACTGAGCATAGTGTGCAGCCAGGAAGCAAAGTTACTGCCAGTTAGTATAGTTTCCAAACACAGCTAAGACAGGAAAGATAAAGGACACAGCAGCTCTGCCCTAATAACAGTCTGTTCCATCCAGTTACACAGAGTAGAGGATGAGGCACAGGCTCACAATGTGTAcgcattgtattgtttttttcactctaaGTGTCTGATTTGGATATTCAATCGAGGAGCTTGGCCATCGGTGAAATGACCTCAGCAACCTCAGTGTGAGCCTGCCCACTCCCCCCTCCCACCGGCTGTAGTGTAGTTTCCAAAGCACACAACAGAGGGCAGCATATGGACTTAAATATCAGTCAGGATTCAGCCAAAGTTTATTAAATACAGTGTATTTTTTAATCTGTTTGATGCATATGTTATCAAAGTGAGGCAGTGTTGTTGTTTGATCACTATAGTTCGTTTGccgtttttcatttttatatccATTTGAGCAATAGAATCATCAGACAATATACAATGTAAATAAGGAACATATcaacattaactcataaagacccaaacatccactggcaaccaaaaccatctactgatctaaactgtttaatacctgttgatccactaatcctatcaatctatctaaataattggtgtaaaatacagttgttcatcttttcacggtcatcagatatgacccatttggacgttcagaggctctgtagttactgtggaaacactgtcatcttttacaacattgattcaccagtaaaacccatggagttggatcagtgatagtgaatggagacactgggtttatgttcagttaatgagattggactgaaacagacactttttcttaatttttctctgtttctgatataataaccctcaagtgagcattaatgaacatccacatgatcaatgaattaaatatagaaaaatatgtgattttcacagaaaaaacacaaagtacagacgataatattacaataaatttcattttcatttcatttcacatttatttcaaacctgctaccacatttatacacatttatacacTGCTACCACAtttataaatggtaataaattacttaagaaaggttaaacatagaggaaaacatcatttgggagctgccacaaaagtagctctgggtccttatgggttaaagtgaatcCAGCTAAGATTCATTATTTAAACAAACCTCTTCCTCTGTTTTCCTCATCATTCATTATCCCCTCCAATCACCCACCTCTGAAGCTCCATGTGCCCATGAGGTTATTCAGTGTAAATTATTAACTCATTTAACATTaccaatacattaaaaaaaaaaaaaaaaaaaaaaagtttattgttattttgCAGTTTCTACTGTCCATTGTATTTGATCCACGCAACATACACTGACTGGCGCTAAAATAATCACGTCACAGTGGCCAAAAATATCTGCCTACTCTATTCGGGTTACTCTAAAGCATTCAATGTAATTCAAACCTTTTACAAGAAGATAAAGACAACATTTTAGGACAGACTGCCCtctcattcctttttctttgtttgtctcagtgacttgtaaaaaaaaaaaaaaaaaaaaaggtttgtcaTGTGTGGTGTAATTATTTGTACACACTGCAGCTGTTGCCAGGCAAATTAATTCAGCATCTTCTCAGTCCAAATCAGTGCTGAAGTTGAAACATGGCTCCATGTGGGAGACTAAAGTGGACCAATACCTTTCAGGATGACTGTAGGCGCACATTGCTTCACTTAAGTTTTGTTTTTCACCACACATAAAATATTTGCAACAGAACATCCAACCTGGCATTCTAATAATTTTGCATTACtcaagaaagagagaaaaggcaGTATTCCCCTACAATGCAGACACCATGGTTGTCTTGACAACTCGAGCATTTCAGCGCCTTAAGAAAGAAGAACTGCTGTATATTCAGACATAAACAGACAGAAACCTAATGTGAAGCCAAGAAAATGTACACGTACGGTCACTCTTTATGCGTCTTCATTGTTCATTTTGTGCTTGTCCTTGCATTCATATCTATTTTTATCCCAACAAAATGAACTCAGGCACAGGCAGCATGCTATTCTAGAAATGAGTTTATTCATATCATACTCTCATTTATTTTCCTACCCTACAATTCAGTTCATTCATAATTTACTTACATTGTAAATGAAAGGACACAGTTGTGATAGGATGTTTGATTTGGTTTATGAAGAAAAATGTGACAGAGGTTCAACATTTCTCAGCTTAGATTGCAGTGTCCATGTATGTATGAGTATTGGAAAGTTTTTCATGTTCTAAAAAAAGCAAATTGAATACAAACATAGTTATGAGCAaatgatatgcataaatgtaCAAGTGTCTTACCCTCTCCTTCAATGACATCTGTAGGAGCTCATCCCCCTCACCAGTCAACAGGTCTCGTCCTCATCAACGGCGCTCTTCAGTCTGGCAGAACCCAGCCAGCCTGTAATTACCAGCTCCACTTGAGAGGAATACCAACAGGCACCGACACTCTGGGAGATACAGCAATACCACTGAGCATCAGCGGTCCACAGCACCTTTCCACAACAAAAACACCTGGAGCCTGCTGCTGTGTGCAAGAGGACCAGCTGCTGCTATTCTTTAAGATTATTGTTGAACAAATATAGACTTTTAGAACACAAACTTTATTGTTCACAGCTACAACAATACTTTGTTGCAGCCGAGTCCAGACTGTTTACCTTATCCCTCTGCCCTGTACAATAGTCTgctcagacacagacacatggctGTCAGTGAAAGCTGTGAGCCCTCCATGCTGCCTGGAGATGACTCCCTTGTTAAGAGACAGAAAGGGTGGCAGGAGCTCAGGCTGGACACTACACCAACTACATACCGTATGGCAGGCCATGTGGCAGCCAGTAACTACATTTTCCAAACAAGGCATCAAACCAGACACAGAGAAAAGCCTACACTGTGTTCCTTTTAAGGCTGACCTTTCATGGCTTTTGGGTAtagatgtaaaaaataaaataaaataaaaaagcaccACTGACAGTGATAATATTTACCTTCAGTGGTTGCATCCTGGATTAATACCAGCCCTGACAGCATTAGTACCACATTAGGATTGTTATTTATAGACACATGGGTGATCCTCAGTTTGATTTGCATAAATTACATAAATTATGAGTGTTTCAAGCCAACTGCTATTTGTTAATTCACCAAAACCTATATGAGGTTTATTGCAACGTGAGGAAGAGTTACAAAAAGCCAGCCATAAATTATACTAATGAGTGTTCCCTTGAGCTCTAATAAAATCTTCCTCCCCCACTTTCTCTTTGGACAGGAGCCAGAGCACActgatacaaaaatagattataAACATGCCTCAGCTTCAAATCGACTCATGCACTCATCACTATACAGCACTGTAATGGTGGTGGGTAGTTTCTGCCCACACTTTTCTAGTCCTCAGTAAAACCGTTCACGACTAGGAGTCATATTATTCCATTGCCTACAGTAATGGCATGGGCATGCAGCAGCATGTGGGGGGGGTCGCTCTGTAATCTGGGAGTACCATCTGTGGCTGTCAGCTGAAGCTGCCACTTAGTGGGCCTAACACAATCACCATGTCAACACTTGCCAACAATTGGAGCTTGCACAGTCATCTCCAAGTATGTGTGACAAGCCAGGAAACTCAAAATATAGCAGAAAAGCCTAAAAGTGAGTTGATACAGGCTGTCGTTCATTAAGCGGAGACTGCCTTATTTCATGGACAGACAATGATACTCACTTCCTACAATGACAAATGAGGATCACACAAACTTCTGTTTAATGAATTGCATAAAGGTAACAGTGCTGTAGGCTTATTCTAACCAATACATCAACAGCTCGATAGTGATGTCTGTATGATTAATGGGCATACACTAGATGGAGCCAAACTCATGGAACAAAGCGTAATATGATCATTCTTTGTCCCCAACTGCATTATTAATCTACCGGTTTTGCAGCTTCAGTTGCTTGCAAAAGAACAAACAGCAATTATGGTTTTCAGCACTACAAAGTTAACTTATTTTACACATTAAGTGTGTAATTACAATTAACTGGAAAATATCCACCCACCAATAAGCATGACAGTTCTTTTACACTCATAGAATGGAAAACAGttatttaaatacatttactGTGTAACCATGTATTTTATCCTGGACATATTATCCCAGAAATTATGCAGTGTATGTATGACTTGTCATCTGTGAGATGGTTATACTTAATGtagtatgaaaataaataaaatactgagATATGAATTTACTGAATACAGTACATGACACTTGTTTGTCACAGTGTAATCTTTCATCCTACATTTAagccttgaaaaatgtgtaaaaacccCTTAGATAATATTAATGTACCAATTAATAATACAAAGCAAATTTGAACAGAATTACTAAAAAATTTAATACCACTGCCAGCCACTAGGGGGAATTATTACATTGAAATAAGAGTCAAGCGTGTGAGTATTTAGTGATTGTTTAATTTAATCTTGttaatggaaaaaaatgttaCCAATCAATGTGTAATACATTTACTTTTCAGTCACACACATGCTGAGTAAAGAAAGACCAGAGTGTTCAGGTTAACTTTTCCAAATAAGTGTTTCAGCAGCAGAGGAGCTGAGCTTAATGTGTGACAGGGATTAAGAACTCAAGATGAAATGTCTGAGTGTACAACTCACAACTTTTTAAATACAAAGAGATATTAAGAGTATAATCTCATAATGCATGATTAGCAACTTAAATACTGAGTTATACAAGACATTCTCTATTGATGTGGAGAATGAAAAATAGGTAAATGCTGTAAAAATTAAAACTCGGCATATACCATCATTTCTCTAGTCTTTGAAAGAGACATCGGTTTGGCACAGGAGCAAATTCTGAAAGCAGCATGTAGACATACATGCAGTAACACTGTTTCAGAGACCAACCAAATGCAAATGTAGAGAGGGGACATAGTTCATACTGAAGGATATCAAACTGCCACAATCTGCCAAGTTCtgcaaaatttcttttaaaaaatcatgGTGGAGGACCTGCTCAGCCTTATCACAGGACTGTTTTTTTGGTACGTTTTGGTCATCTGGCCCTGGAGCGCTTGACAACAATGGTACCTGCTACCATATCATACACAGTCCTGTTGTGCtggaagaacagcaaagtgataAAGGCTGGGAAGAAGAAGGCAATTGAGAAGTTCTTGTTCAAGGCTCGAACAGTTGATCTGTAAAGCAACAATAAGAGGGGGCATTAGGTGACACTGTGCTGCATTTGTTTAGCCAAAACTTTAGAAATACATGTACAGAAATGAACTACTCACGCAGACAAAGACACATTAGTTGCTGGTACAACAAACACCCTGTTAGGTTGAACCAGGACGGATGAGTCACATGTAACAACTCTTAGTCCCATGAGAAACTTCCCTGGAGTGGCTCCTCCTGCTCCCCAAATGCACACAATCTAAAACAAAATAATGCAGCACTTAAGAAAATCATTAACAATTGCAATTAACACTTGAGGTAAAGACATTTCCTCTAACATACAGTGTAAAAATCTTGGTATAAGAGTTTCTACAAACACCATAAGTATGCTCTCACCTCATAAAAACACACTAATATCCGGTACACAAGGGCTACAAGCATCATTTTCTGTAGCTCCTCCATTGATGTGTCCTCATCTATTTCTTCCACTATAAAATGCATGGCAAACTTGGAAACATCCCTGTGaaggaaatgaaaacatttacttCTCCAAACACAGCTACTACGTCTGTGGGATATAAATTCACTTAAATCTTTAAATTAATggtttatacattcacaaaagagATGGAATAAACTTACTTGATTCCACTCAGGTGCATGATACTGATTATAATAGTTGCTTTGATAAAAAACAATATGAAGAAATCCACCATTTCAGCCAGGAGTCTTTGTAGAGGTGAAGGAATACTGTACTCCCTACCTGGTAAGAggagcaaaaaaacaaataagcacAAATTATACCAGTGTACAAAAGGTTATTTTCATGATCAGactcaaaatgttaaaaagctctCACATCTATCACTTTATGATAGAAAATTGTTAGAATGAAGGTTCATTAAAACAACATGAACTGTAAGCATCATATAGCTACCCATCTTGTTCCATTAAGACACACAattacaaacaaataaatataagcAAGTGGACAAAGCTACTGACAGTCTACAGTTAAAACAGCTTTTATAGAGTGAATGAAACAGTTGTATGTTCTTTTTCTAACCACATGTGGTCTGAAGTAGTGTTCATTCTCTTCCAGATAGACagattaatgttatttttctcaaATTATTCAAAACCAAATCTTACAGTGGcaaaatattgaaattaggaatctAAAGTAATGTTTCTGACATTAATATCAATGAAGGATAAGCTGAATAACAAATGAGAATTTAAGTGTCTTTAGTGGTCACTTGCTAATTCAATTATTTATCCGTTAAAATGTACTGATCACTGTATCAAATAACAAACAGCAACGAAAAGTAGGGCCTTTCCTAAATGTTGACAAATAAAATCAAGGTGTCTGCAGACATCAGATATTTAAATTTAATATCCATTCCAGACTGTTTTTCTTCATATCTAAGACTGAAAATTCAACAaatcattgttttgttttatacatgttcattcacTGGAGGCAAATAAAACCCTCAGTATGTTGTACTGTGCAGAGGAAGGTTCAATATACTGTGTATTTATACAAGTGTAAGAATACTGATAATGTTTACAATGTGTATAATGTCATCAATTGTTTTTCAGTAGTAGTATGTTACTAGTTCCTTGTTTAcagtttattatattttttgtattttactgttacTAAAAAATCACTAGTACTGAGTCAGATCAGGGCAAAGTGAACATATGCTAATGGTTTGAAGCCTGCCAAAGTCACTGAACCAGTAAACATTCAGTGTGTGTTCACTGAAGTTGAGACACCAGCACCACCCTCCTCAACCAGAACCAGTCTACTGACGTTAACGTGGGCTGATTTCAAGAATGtgctgcaaaaattcagatgttaATAAGGTTAAAATCGTGAGACTGAATATGAACAATTAAAAAACTGTCAGCAAATCACATGCtgtaagataaataaatgaaatgatcaGTAATGCTGTAAGATAAATATTTGAAACATGAAGCATAGTTGGAAGCTTGATGCTTTGTTCGTGTATATTGTTCATTGTTTTATCAAAATTCTGACCAAAGTATATTTGTTATTGTCATATTTACTTTttacatataataaataaaagtgatcaaGGATTTGTGattttttattcagtatttaagTCCTCCATTAAATGTTGGCTATTAGGCCTGCGACTACGTAACTGAGTGTATTCGCTCTAATTCATAAGGCAATCAATATTTTGCAACAAAAATTGGCAGTCTTGCAGATAAACATATTATCTAAAATACCAACGTCCATTTAGAACACTAGTAGAACAGGAACAGCATGTTATTCACTTTTGCGTAAACCCTAAAAAGTAGGTGTACTTTTTCAGCTGCTATGTAACTGAGcatgtgtttttgtaaatttcaCATAATAAAGCTTACTCAGGCAAATCATACATATCATTTTAAAGTACTTGTTAATAcctacacagaaatataaaataaatgtatttgtgtcaTTTAGTAAAAAAGTTACAGGccactgaagagcaactttgcgCCAAGGTGACCGCTTGATCTGACCTTGGGCCTGGCTAAGCGAAAGTTAACATCAGGGTCaactctaaaacaatatttttgattactcagcatgaaagacgtatatctctagtttctaaaactgtgtttctttaatttgtacctgaattacaactggatatgtaagaaaatatgagaatacagtgtaattTAAGAACAGTAAAGGCTGCAAATGAATGtgtacagcataaattcagaatgtctACATAAATATGttcctgtgtctaatcttatatttcataataataaaatactataatgattttgaatgttatttattattaaaaaaatagcaGACAGatatgtattaaatatagtaatgaaacatatgttgccaaagactgataattttatcagtatcttaataaatgaatgagtgagtgaatgaatgaatgaatgaatgaatgaatgaatgaatgatttatttatttttaaaatgggacagttcgtattaatgaacatttaataATCTTTGATTATTActatggtgcatcacactgaacaaatacctcactttgttactttttttggattctcactcagctaccatgaattaatgtcttttaaaactaaaatacatatatcagtttcatttttggatttaatgtactatcatatattaagaaaagtgtggtatgcgaaatatttgtactttccttgaggaacaacACTTActggcattttttccaaaccttgaataactgctgtaaatTTTTTCTCACTacattactttgtcaatgatgataaattcatgtttttattaaatatttggttattatgcCTTAAAGGCACATTAAAgcacttgcttagacctacaatttgagctattatggctgctgctaaattaatttttaaaaacagatatggaatgattagtattgctgcacagtgctttctcactctgttacttgCTTGGCCAGGCCCTATTACAGGATTACAGGATTACTATTTCAACAACACATCATCAGTTGGGTAAACCTAACCTGCCTTAAGTCGGTCTAAACCCTGCTGTACCCAATGTAGTGTATGAAGTACTAGACTATATGCTTTTTTGGGGGCTTTGAACTTTTGTTTCCAAGAGAAGCCTGTGCCATCATTCCTATGTGGTTGGACTGTTTGTATGAACACAAATGAGCAAAAAGCTTGAATTTTGAATGAATAAAGTAAGACTAAATGGTCAAATATGGCCTCACACGTTACGTTTTTATACATAGAACCTCAAGACATCCTGATGAGACTGACTTCTTTTCCAAATAGCAAAACACTACTTGTGTCTAATGTAGtttacagtataacagtgaaaacctAGAGCTTGCATTTTTACCGGGTCTCTGTGCGTTGCCGTTCTCC from Sphaeramia orbicularis chromosome 16, fSphaOr1.1, whole genome shotgun sequence includes these protein-coding regions:
- the LOC115435222 gene encoding protein FAM8A1-like, which translates into the protein MADEENTNMEVDKEKNKPFSNKAMPLFDEVIQRIGSQNNVEHKTDAGESCATAEYCEKLQAWMWQYYTGYVSWQSWLAASAMAYPYYLQSGNGTSMPPLDLNSQNWFNSPLGLPLSPYPPAAASPSSRAGEAAAGAAVPTQPQQHPQENGNAQRPGREYSIPSPLQRLLAEMVDFFILFFIKATIIISIMHLSGIKDVSKFAMHFIVEEIDEDTSMEELQKMMLVALVYRILVCFYEIVCIWGAGGATPGKFLMGLRVVTCDSSVLVQPNRVFVVPATNVSLSASTVRALNKNFSIAFFFPAFITLLFFQHNRTVYDMVAGTIVVKRSRAR